CCGGCTCTGGCGAGACGCCGGCTTCGCCGCGGGCGCACTACTCGCCGGGATCGTCGCCGACGCTTTCGGCCTGGCCGTTGCCATTTGGGTCGTGGCGGCCATCACCGCAGTCTCCGGCGTTGTCGTGGCCATCCGGATGTACGAGACGCACATAACAGCTTCGACGTCTGATCAAGTCCTCGCCAAAGGCTGACGACAAGCGTCTCTTGAGGTCGATCCATGAACGATCTACCGAGACCCCACGACTGGGGTTCGGTCGCGTGTGCCGGAACTAGGAGCTTCACCCATGGTCGGGAGGCTACCGGCTGTCGTCCACCGCTGTGGTGCGAGATCCTTGCTCCCGGTCGCCGGTTGAACTCGATAGACGCTGCGGGCACTCGAGCCCATTCCGTATGCTGGGGAAGTGACCGGCGCGGGAGGCAGCGGGGTTCGGCTGGCTGAACTGGTGTCGGCGCTTTCGCTGGCGACGGACCTGGGACTGGGCCAACCGCAGGAGCACATCATCCGCCAGACGCTCATCGCCATGCGGATGGCGGAGCTCGAGGGTCTGTCCGACGACGAGCTGGCGGCCATCTTCTACGTGTCGCTCCTCGCCTGGGTCGGGTGCATCGCCGACGCACACGAGATGGGCAAGTGGTTCGGCGACGACATGGCGATACGTGCCGACAGCTACCTGATCGACATGACGGGCCTGCCCATGATGCGCTTCATGATCGGTCACGTTGCCGCCGGCAGCTCGCCGATTCGACGTCTCACGATGATCGGTCGCTTCCTCGCCGGCGGGTCGAACGAGGTGCGCCAGTCGATGGCGTCGCACTGCGAGACCTCCGGCGAGCTGTCGCTGCGTCTCGGGCTCGGCCCCGAGGTCCGCGACCCACTCCAGCAGGCGTTCGAGCGCTGGGACGGCAAGGGGTCCCCGGCCCAGCTGGCGGGCCCGGAGATCGCCCGCATCATGCGGATCATCCACGTCGCCAACGACGTGGAGATGCTGTACCGGATCGGAGGGGTCGACGCCGCGGTGGAGATGCTCCGCTCGAGGCGAGGCACGGAGTTCGACCCCGACCTCGTCGACGACTTCTGCGCCCACGCCGGCGACTTGCTGGCCTCAGTCGAGGAGCTCGACGGTTGGAGCACGCTCATCGGCGGGCGCGACGAGTTGGGGCAAGTGCTCACCGGCCAGGAACTCGACGAGGCGCTCGAGGCCTTTGCCGATTATGCGGATGTGAAGTCGCCGTTCATGCTCGGGCACTCCCGTGGAGTTGCGGGGCTTGCCGCCGCTGCGGCCGCCACCGTCGGCCTGCCGAGTGACGACGTCACCCTCGTCCGGCGAGCGGCCCTCGTGCACGATGTCGGGACCATCGGCGTCTCTGCCGGCATCTTGGATCGGCCCGGGCGGCTCAGCGAGGCCGAACTCGAACGGGTCCGCACCCACCCGTATCTCACGGCGCGCACCTTCTCGAAACCCGCCACACTGGCCGCCATCGGGCAGCTCGCCGCCATGCATCACGAGCGGATGGACGGGTCCGGCTACCCGTCAGGTCTTGCCGGCGACAGCCTGCCCGTGACTGCCCGCGTGATAGCGGCGGCCGACGTCTATCATGCACTGCTCGAACCCCGCCCTCACCGCACTGCGTGGACACCGGGGGAAGCGCAGGAGATGCTCGCTGCCGAGGTCACCGCCGGGCGCCTCGACGGCGACGCAGTCCGGGCCGTCTTGGAGGCAGCCGGGCACCGAGTGCGGCATCAGGCGGGCCACGCCGGCGGGCTCAGTTCCCGTGAGGTCGAGGTGCTGGTGCTGCTCGCCCGGGGGATGACCAAGAAGCAGATCGCGGCGACGCTGACCATCTCGACCAAGACGGTCAGCGCCCACGTAGAGCACATCTACGCCAAGCTCGGCGTGAGCTCCCGGGGCGGGGCCGCCCTGTTCGCCATGCGCCATGGGCTGATCGCCGTGGGCGAGGTCACCGACTGAGGCCCGCGAAATAGGGCGAAGACCCGATGCGACCCCGGGCGGCGACGTCGTAGAACGGGTCCCATGAGTGAAACGACCCGACAGCCGCTACAGGGCGTCTCGTCGACGACGAAGTGGGCGGTCGGTGGGCTCTTTCTCGAAGCCCTGGCCCAGCGTGACTTCGACCAGATGGGCGGCTGCTTCAATCCAGAGGCGACGATGCGGGCGCTGCTCCCGTACGGGCCCGATGAGTTTCAGGGCCCGGCGAAAATCGTGGACGCCTTCCGGCTCTGGTTCGGAGGCGCGCAGGGTTTCGAAGTCCTCGACGGCACCGTGGGCGACGTCGGCGATCGTCTCCACGTCTCCTGGCGGCTGCGGCTGAACCCACCGCCAACGGGCAACGAGGGCTGGCACGTCGTCGAGCAGCAGGCCTACCTGCGGGCAGCCGAGCGCATCGACGTCCTCGACCTGCTGTGCTCCGGGTTCATGCTCGACGGCCAGCGCTGAGGGAACTCCCGGACTCCACCACACAAGAGAGGGAAGACGACCATGAGCAACAAAGCAGCCATAAGCCTCACCACCGGGCTCGCGGACGCCGAGCTCGTCACCGTCGCCTTGCTCGTGGCAGTCGGTGCAGCCGAAAGCGGACGGCCCACCCTCACGTTCCTCACCAAGGAGGCCGTCCGGCTGGCGCTGAGTGGCACCGCCGTGGGCACCGCGTGCGACGGCTGCCCCAGCATCCCCGACCTCATGGGCCGCTATGCGACGGCAGGGGGCCGCCTGCTCGTCTGCCCAGTCTGCTTCAGCGCCAAGCAGCTCGACAAGGGAGACTTGATCCCCAACGCCGAGCTCGGGGGCAG
This Acidimicrobiales bacterium DNA region includes the following protein-coding sequences:
- a CDS encoding HD domain-containing phosphohydrolase; amino-acid sequence: MTGAGGSGVRLAELVSALSLATDLGLGQPQEHIIRQTLIAMRMAELEGLSDDELAAIFYVSLLAWVGCIADAHEMGKWFGDDMAIRADSYLIDMTGLPMMRFMIGHVAAGSSPIRRLTMIGRFLAGGSNEVRQSMASHCETSGELSLRLGLGPEVRDPLQQAFERWDGKGSPAQLAGPEIARIMRIIHVANDVEMLYRIGGVDAAVEMLRSRRGTEFDPDLVDDFCAHAGDLLASVEELDGWSTLIGGRDELGQVLTGQELDEALEAFADYADVKSPFMLGHSRGVAGLAAAAAATVGLPSDDVTLVRRAALVHDVGTIGVSAGILDRPGRLSEAELERVRTHPYLTARTFSKPATLAAIGQLAAMHHERMDGSGYPSGLAGDSLPVTARVIAAADVYHALLEPRPHRTAWTPGEAQEMLAAEVTAGRLDGDAVRAVLEAAGHRVRHQAGHAGGLSSREVEVLVLLARGMTKKQIAATLTISTKTVSAHVEHIYAKLGVSSRGGAALFAMRHGLIAVGEVTD
- a CDS encoding nuclear transport factor 2 family protein, whose translation is MSETTRQPLQGVSSTTKWAVGGLFLEALAQRDFDQMGGCFNPEATMRALLPYGPDEFQGPAKIVDAFRLWFGGAQGFEVLDGTVGDVGDRLHVSWRLRLNPPPTGNEGWHVVEQQAYLRAAERIDVLDLLCSGFMLDGQR
- a CDS encoding peroxiredoxin yields the protein MSNKAAISLTTGLADAELVTVALLVAVGAAESGRPTLTFLTKEAVRLALSGTAVGTACDGCPSIPDLMGRYATAGGRLLVCPVCFSAKQLDKGDLIPNAELGGSVQLWEWIGDGATTFSY